From a single Apium graveolens cultivar Ventura chromosome 2, ASM990537v1, whole genome shotgun sequence genomic region:
- the LOC141707298 gene encoding uncharacterized protein LOC141707298, translating into MSLPEEDEWELINDDDFVYKRKSPRLDITVTPCAPPPDPLVEDNNLKNRKKNALLKLKDKYQAEIFRWELFSNTLRDLNLQTQNVEKGFEKFDEGQREDELWVEFSGFSRCGLVDDLLAQVTELSHFGPPSLVFVAP; encoded by the exons TTTGCCAGAAGAAGACGAATGGGAGCTCATCAACGACGATGATTTCGTCTACAAGCGCAAGAGCCCTCGCCTCGATATCACTGTCACCCCTTGTGCTCCACCACCAGATCCACTTGTTGAGGACAACAATTTAAAGAATCGGAAGAAAAATGCTCTGTTGAAACTTAAAGACAAGTACCAAGCAGAGATTTTTCGGTGGGAACTTTTTTCAAACACCTTGAGGGACTTAAATTTGCAAACCCAGAATGTTGAGAAGGGGTTTGAGAAGTTTGATGAGGGCCAAAGGGAAGATGAGTTGTGGGTTGAGTTTTCGGGTTTTAGCCGGTGTGGTCTTGTTGATGATCTTCTTGCTCAG GTAACTGAGTTATCGCATTTTGGACCTCCCAGTTTGGTCTTCGTCGCCCCGTGA